One genomic segment of Gasterosteus aculeatus chromosome 6, fGasAcu3.hap1.1, whole genome shotgun sequence includes these proteins:
- the LOC120820661 gene encoding adenylosuccinate synthetase isozyme 2 isoform X1: protein MSESGSQEPRGAANGNGPAARAPIPPVGNKVTVVLGAQWGDEGKGKVVDLLAQDADMVCRCQGGNNAGHTVVVDSVEYDFHLLPSGIINPNVTAFIGNGVVIHLPGLFEEAEKNERKGKGLIEWEKRLVISDRAHIVFDFHQAVDGVQEQQRQEQAGKNLGTTKKGIGPVYSAKAARSGLRICDLLADFTQFSERYKSLAQQYKAMYPTLEIDTEGELDRLKDYGQRIKPMVKDGVHFMHEALHGPPKKILVEGANAALLDIDFGTYPFVTSSNCTVGGVCTGLGMPPQNVGNVYGVVKAYTTRVGIGAFPSEQSNEVGELLQTRGKEVGVTTGRKRRCGWLDLVLLKYAHMINGFTALALTKLDILDVLPEIKVGTSYKVDGKTIPHFPANQEVLQHVEVQYETLPGWKSNTSAARSFEELPENARNYVRYIEEQVGVPVKWIGVGKSRESIIQMF, encoded by the exons ATGTCAGAGAGCGGGAGCCAGGAACCCCGCGGCGCCGCGAACGGCAACGGCCCGGCGGCGAGAGCCCCCATACCGCCCGTTGGCAACAAAGTGACCGTGGTGCTCGGGGCTCAGTGGGGCGACGAGGGGAAAGGGAAAGTTGTGGACCTGCTGGCGCAAGACGCGGATATGGTGTGCAGATGTCAG GGCGGCAACAACGCGGGACACACGGTGGTGGTGGACTCGGTGGAATACGACTTTCACCTCCTCCCCAGCGGCATCATCAACCCCAATGTCACCGCCTTCATCG GCAACGGTGTCGTGATCCATCTGCCAGGCCTGTTTGAAGAGGCGGAGAAGAACGAACGCAAAGGGAAAG ggctCATTGAGTGGGAGAAGAGGTTGGTCATCTCAGACAGAGCACATATTg tgtTTGACTTCCACCAGGCAGTTGATGGTGTTCAGGAACAGCAGAGACAAGAGCAAGCAGGCAAGAA CCTGGGGACAACAAAGAAGGGGATCGGTCCTGTGTACTCAGCCAAAGCAGCGCGCAGCGGCCTCAGGATATGTGACCTGTTGGCTGACTTCACTCAGTTCTCTGAAAG GTATAAAAGTTTGGCCCAGCAGTACAAGGCCATGTACCCCACTCTGGAGATTGACACCGAAGGAGAGCTTGACCGGCTAAAG GACTACGGGCAGCGGATCAAGCCCATGGTGAAAGACGGCGTGCACTTCATGCACGAGGCTCTTCACGGCCCTCCGAAGAAGATCCTGGTCGAAGGCGCCAACGCCGCTCTGCTGGACATCGACTTCG GGACGTATCCTTTCGTGACCTCGTCTAACTGCACGGTCGGCGGGGTGTGCACGGGCCTCGGGATGCCGCCTCAAAACGTGGGGAACGTTTACGGGGTGGTGAAGGCGTACACCACCAGGGTCGGCATCGGAGCCTTCCCTTCAGAGCAGAGCAAC GAGGTCGGAGAGCTGCTCCAGACCCGAGGGAAGGAGGTGGGCGTGACCACGGGCAGGAAGAGGCGATGCGGTTGGCTGGATCTGGTGCTCCTCAAATATGCACACATGATTAACGGCTTCACCGC ATTAGCGCTCACCAAGCTGGACATACTCGATGTGCTGCCCGAGATCAAAGTGGGCACATCGTACAAAGTCGACGGCAAAACTATACCTCATTTTCCAG ccaatcaggaggTGCTGCAGCATGTGGAGGTCCAGTATGAGACGCTGCCCGGCTGGAAGAGCAACACCTCAGCTGCGAGAAGCTTTGAGGAGCTGCCGGAGAACGCTCGGAATTATGTCCGCTACATCGAGGAGCAAGTGGGAGtgccag TCAAGTGGATCGGAGTGGGCAAGTCTCGGGAGTCCATAATCCAGATGTTCTAG
- the LOC120820661 gene encoding adenylosuccinate synthetase isozyme 2 isoform X2 gives MSGNGVVIHLPGLFEEAEKNERKGKGLIEWEKRLVISDRAHIVFDFHQAVDGVQEQQRQEQAGKNLGTTKKGIGPVYSAKAARSGLRICDLLADFTQFSERYKSLAQQYKAMYPTLEIDTEGELDRLKDYGQRIKPMVKDGVHFMHEALHGPPKKILVEGANAALLDIDFGTYPFVTSSNCTVGGVCTGLGMPPQNVGNVYGVVKAYTTRVGIGAFPSEQSNEVGELLQTRGKEVGVTTGRKRRCGWLDLVLLKYAHMINGFTALALTKLDILDVLPEIKVGTSYKVDGKTIPHFPANQEVLQHVEVQYETLPGWKSNTSAARSFEELPENARNYVRYIEEQVGVPVKWIGVGKSRESIIQMF, from the exons ATGTCAG GCAACGGTGTCGTGATCCATCTGCCAGGCCTGTTTGAAGAGGCGGAGAAGAACGAACGCAAAGGGAAAG ggctCATTGAGTGGGAGAAGAGGTTGGTCATCTCAGACAGAGCACATATTg tgtTTGACTTCCACCAGGCAGTTGATGGTGTTCAGGAACAGCAGAGACAAGAGCAAGCAGGCAAGAA CCTGGGGACAACAAAGAAGGGGATCGGTCCTGTGTACTCAGCCAAAGCAGCGCGCAGCGGCCTCAGGATATGTGACCTGTTGGCTGACTTCACTCAGTTCTCTGAAAG GTATAAAAGTTTGGCCCAGCAGTACAAGGCCATGTACCCCACTCTGGAGATTGACACCGAAGGAGAGCTTGACCGGCTAAAG GACTACGGGCAGCGGATCAAGCCCATGGTGAAAGACGGCGTGCACTTCATGCACGAGGCTCTTCACGGCCCTCCGAAGAAGATCCTGGTCGAAGGCGCCAACGCCGCTCTGCTGGACATCGACTTCG GGACGTATCCTTTCGTGACCTCGTCTAACTGCACGGTCGGCGGGGTGTGCACGGGCCTCGGGATGCCGCCTCAAAACGTGGGGAACGTTTACGGGGTGGTGAAGGCGTACACCACCAGGGTCGGCATCGGAGCCTTCCCTTCAGAGCAGAGCAAC GAGGTCGGAGAGCTGCTCCAGACCCGAGGGAAGGAGGTGGGCGTGACCACGGGCAGGAAGAGGCGATGCGGTTGGCTGGATCTGGTGCTCCTCAAATATGCACACATGATTAACGGCTTCACCGC ATTAGCGCTCACCAAGCTGGACATACTCGATGTGCTGCCCGAGATCAAAGTGGGCACATCGTACAAAGTCGACGGCAAAACTATACCTCATTTTCCAG ccaatcaggaggTGCTGCAGCATGTGGAGGTCCAGTATGAGACGCTGCCCGGCTGGAAGAGCAACACCTCAGCTGCGAGAAGCTTTGAGGAGCTGCCGGAGAACGCTCGGAATTATGTCCGCTACATCGAGGAGCAAGTGGGAGtgccag TCAAGTGGATCGGAGTGGGCAAGTCTCGGGAGTCCATAATCCAGATGTTCTAG